A region from the Lycium barbarum isolate Lr01 chromosome 8, ASM1917538v2, whole genome shotgun sequence genome encodes:
- the LOC132608147 gene encoding uncharacterized protein LOC132608147: protein MAKAYTQEDFDELMGKVEKADFQVAEYLELAGRENLDMCVKYFHIFGAEPSTEYLYTVYDAGRRFIVNLDNKTCSCRMFQIDEIPCLHAWAVIKKKNLMADDYCSELFKSHTVVKTYDVVVDPLPDEREWNIPTYISEDVVFPPRYKRPPGRPKKKRDKPLFELLLGKKRHTCSTCGQTGQNRRSCSNAPRRK, encoded by the exons ATGGCAAAAGCGTACACGCAGGAAGATTTTGATGAGCTTATGGGCAAAGTTGAGAAGGCAGATTTTCAGGTGGCAGAGTATTTGGAATTGGCTGGAAGAGAGAA TCTGGATATGTGTGTCAAATATTTTCACATATTTGGT GCCGAACCATCAACCGAATACTTGTACACGGTATATGATGCAGGAAGGCGTTTCATCGTTAACTTGGACAACAAAACGTGCAGTTGTCGGATGTTTCAAATAGACGAAATTCCATGCCTACATGCATGGGCTGTCATTAAGAAGAAAAATCTAATGGCTGATGATTACTGTTCTGAATTGTTCAAATCGCACACCGTGGTGAAGACGTATGATGTCGTCGTGGATCCTCTCCCTGACGAGCGGGAATGGAATATTCCAACATACATATCAGAGGATGTTGTTTTTCCACCAAGATACAAGAGACCTCCTGGTAGGCCGAAGAAAAAACGTGATAAGCCGTTATTTGAATTGCTTCTTGGAAAAAAGAGACATACTTGCAGTACTTGTGGACAGACTGGACAAAATAGACGATCTTGTAGTAATGCTCCTAGAaggaaataa